A window of Chitinophagales bacterium contains these coding sequences:
- the maf gene encoding septum formation protein Maf, translated as MNPVILASQSPRRRQLLEWAEIPFEVVVSETDETYPPGLAPADIAIHIARNKALAVQPRVDEDKIVIAADTIVFLGEAMLGKPVHREDAVSMLLALSGSQHQVVTGVVLRKGESEIAFADITEVEFHSLTISEIEYYVDKYKPYDKAGSYAIQEWIGVVGIKSVKGDFYNVMGLPVSRVVKALAEFAV; from the coding sequence ATGAACCCTGTCATACTCGCTTCCCAATCGCCCAGGCGACGTCAATTGTTGGAATGGGCGGAAATACCCTTTGAAGTGGTGGTTTCAGAAACAGATGAAACCTATCCACCCGGACTGGCCCCTGCCGATATCGCCATCCATATAGCCCGTAATAAAGCCCTGGCAGTTCAACCCCGGGTGGATGAGGATAAAATTGTGATCGCGGCTGATACCATTGTTTTTTTAGGTGAAGCGATGTTGGGCAAGCCCGTTCATCGCGAAGATGCGGTGAGTATGCTCCTGGCACTGTCCGGTTCACAACACCAGGTGGTAACAGGTGTTGTACTGCGCAAAGGCGAATCAGAAATCGCCTTTGCCGATATCACTGAAGTTGAATTCCATTCCCTGACCATCTCCGAGATCGAATACTATGTCGATAAGTATAAGCCGTACGACAAAGCCGGTTCCTATGCCATTCAGGAATGGATCGGGGTCGTGGGTATAAAATCGGTAAAGGGTGATTTCTACAATGTAATGGGCTTACCAGTTAGCCGCGTGGTAAAAGCGCTGGCAGAATTCGCCGTATAA
- a CDS encoding geranylgeranylglycerol-phosphate geranylgeranyltransferase, with the protein MRLIAAFFKLVRLPNLLFIALTQVLFQYCIYLPIYGDNVPGNDTLRFILIVLASLLIAAAGYIINDYFDINIDEVNKPERVVVDKIISRRWAIAWHFMLSVTGIGLTIIALPFFQFPHLVMANVFCVILLWFYSTNYKKTLAIGNIVISLLTAWTILIIFFSKFPLGYVYDNGVLMIDPKFFRLTFLYAAFAFIISLVREAIKDMEDLPGDSRYGCKTMPVVWGMNSTRVYVTVWVIVLLAGLSILEIYVLPFRWWWPAIYNLVLVIVPLALILYRLFQAKEPKDYGKISSLTKAVMLTGTLSMIFFYFYL; encoded by the coding sequence CTCAGGTCCTGTTTCAGTACTGTATCTACCTTCCGATTTATGGAGATAATGTACCCGGGAATGATACCCTTCGTTTCATTCTCATTGTTTTGGCCTCCCTGCTGATCGCCGCTGCCGGATATATCATCAATGATTATTTTGACATTAATATCGATGAGGTCAACAAGCCCGAAAGGGTAGTGGTCGACAAGATCATCAGCCGTCGCTGGGCCATCGCCTGGCATTTCATGTTAAGCGTAACCGGTATCGGACTTACAATAATCGCATTGCCCTTTTTTCAGTTTCCACATCTTGTCATGGCCAATGTATTTTGTGTGATCCTGCTCTGGTTTTATTCCACCAATTATAAAAAAACACTGGCCATTGGCAATATTGTTATTTCCCTGCTGACTGCCTGGACCATCCTGATCATCTTTTTCTCCAAATTTCCCCTGGGCTATGTATATGATAACGGGGTGTTGATGATCGATCCAAAGTTCTTCCGGCTCACCTTTCTGTATGCAGCCTTTGCTTTTATCATTTCCCTTGTCCGCGAAGCCATCAAGGATATGGAAGACCTCCCGGGTGATAGTAGGTATGGGTGTAAGACGATGCCGGTGGTATGGGGTATGAACTCGACGCGGGTATACGTCACCGTTTGGGTGATCGTGTTGCTCGCAGGGCTTTCGATTCTTGAGATCTATGTACTTCCCTTTCGCTGGTGGTGGCCGGCCATATATAATCTGGTGCTGGTGATCGTACCACTGGCCTTGATCCTGTATCGATTGTTTCAGGCCAAAGAACCCAAAGACTATGGAAAAATAAGCTCCCTGACCAAGGCAGTAATGCTTACCGGAACTCTCTCCATGATCTTTTTTTATTTTTATTTATGA